The following are encoded in a window of Vigna unguiculata cultivar IT97K-499-35 chromosome 8, ASM411807v1, whole genome shotgun sequence genomic DNA:
- the LOC114195072 gene encoding acidic repeat-containing protein-like produces the protein MSGSSGPSGSLGMFWSSGPFGSSGTSESSCMFGSSGMSGLSGMSGSSGMSGLSDDLDEPDDLNVADDSDGSDDPDGRDDPNMSDDLDELDNPNEPDGPNEPDDPDEPDDSDVRDDPEVLDDADRPDDSDEPDYPDGPNNPDGNDDPDGPDDSDDLDDPDSPDDSYEPDYPDGPNLGPFRSSDPSGALGQ, from the exons atgtctgggtcgtcgggcccgtccgggtcattgGGCATGTtctggtcgtcgggcccgttcgggtcgtcgggtaCGTCCGAGTCGTCGTGcatgttcgggtcgtcgggcatgtCCGGGTTATCGGGcatgtctgggtcgtcgggcatgTCCGGGTTATCGG ACGATttggacgagcccgacgacctgaaCGTGGCCGACGACTCGGATGGGTcggacgacccggacgggcggGACGATCCAAACATGTCTGACGACCTAGACGAGCTAGAcaacccgaacgagcccgacgGCCCAaatgagcccgacgacccggacgagcccgacgactcggacgtGCGTGACGACCCGGAAGTGCTGGACGACgcggacaggcccgacgactcgGATGAGCCCGACTACCCGGACGGGCCTAACAACCCTGACGGGAATgatgacccggatgggcccgatgaCTCGGACGATCTCGACGATCCAGACAGCCCTGATGATTCGTACGAGCCAGACTATCCGGACGGGCCCAACTTAGGTCCGTTTAGGTCGTCAGACCCGTCTGGAGCATTGGGCCAATGA